In the genome of Raphanus sativus cultivar WK10039 chromosome 4, ASM80110v3, whole genome shotgun sequence, one region contains:
- the LOC108832111 gene encoding putative B3 domain-containing protein REM4 produces the protein MPFSKSSLERDCSTTVDPVMASSTKKPIFIIDLSGQKSNPVIPDSFVLNHLKGNIQSTKLKLTSDASDRTWEVELDGQRFTRGWKHFSDHHSILNDDVLSFRRDGDMVFHVTPFGRSFSQQIQFISSTSEAENDGSDDDDEHNIFDDDVYDDDDATSEEKLYPNKTSLKKRARTETESSSENTYLVAHVTPSNLSRNHMYLPSKFARSNGLNNRQCEIDLKNEHGKSWTLDLRHNKTTGQSFVRNGWTSFCKLNGIKAESFCRFKLIQNGTKPVLQLCPNTEVGEIESEDCSDPASMNQNRTVALQLKPYMFKSGRLRVPAPFGRANGIKEAGKITIVNKDGVEWKLHLGNMKGSELFYIRGLRDCFVANGIKKVGDSFTLEAIRGGNNPILKISSKKQSFDGYKTPQPRMIQVARAEEENETRVQKKARVSGEGGPSSHRTRASKRSSAGPKTLQGKQPLQPCSISDQVTKVKQSVVDALTDVRQFRSELEIKERNLEAALLEIDVLGEKIMGISKLFNINQV, from the exons ATGCCGTTCAGT AAGAGTTCCTTAGAGAGAGATTGTTCAACAACGGTGGATCCAGTTATGGCTTCCTCAACGAAGAAACCAATCTTCATCATAGATCTGTCTGGACAAAAGTCAAACCCA gtgATTCCTGATTCGTTTGTTTTGAATCACTTAAAGGGTAACATTCAGTCTACAAAACTGAAACTTACTTCGGACGCTTCGGACAGAACATGGGAGGTTGAGTTGGACGGTCAGAGATTCACCCGCGGATGGAAACATTTCTCTGATCACCACTCTATATTAAACGACGACGTTTTGAGTTTCAGGCGCGACGGGGACATGGTCTTTCACGTTACACCCTTCGGACGCAGTTTCTCTCAGCAGATTCAGTTCATCTCGTCTACCTCTGAAGCTGAAAATGATGGTtccgatgatgatgatgaacacAATAtctttgatgatgatgtttacgatgatgatgatgcaaccTCGGAAGAGAAACTGTATCCAAATAAAACATCGTTGAAGAAGAGAGcaagaacagaaacagagtCTTCATCAGAAAACACTTATCTTGTTGCGCACGTCACACCTTCAAACCTAAGTCGAAACCATATG TATCTTCCAAGCAAATTTGCGAGGTCGAATGGTCTGAACAACAGACAGTGTGAGATCGATCTAAAGAACGAACATGGAAAGTCTTGGACTCTGGATCTTAGACACAACAAAACAACTGGTCAATCATTTGTCCGTAATGGTTGGACAAGTTTCTGCAAATTAAATGGTATTAAAGCTGAATCTTTCTGTAGATTCAAACTTatccaaaacggaacaaaaccTGTGCTACAGTTGTGTCCCAACACTGAAGTTGGTGAGATTGAATCCGAGGACTGCTCAGACCCTGCTTCAATGAATCAGAACAGGACTGTGGCATTACAACTTAAACCTTACATGTTTAAGTCAGGTCGACTT CGAGTACCTGCACCATTCGGAAGAGCTAATGGGATCAAGGAAGCGGGAAAGATAACTATAGTGAACAAAGATGGCGTGGAGTGGAAGTTACATCTAGGTAACATGAAGGGAAGTGAGCTATTCTATATTAGAGGTTTAAGAGATTGCTTTGTAGCCAATGGGATAAAGAAAGTTGGTGATTCCTTTACACTAGAGGCTATCAGAGGAGGAAATAATCCTATTCTCAAGATTAGCTCCAAG aagCAATCATTTGATGGCTATAAGACTCCACAGCCAAGGATGATTCAAGTGGCACGAGCTGAAGAAGAAAACGAAACTAGAGTACAAAAGAAAGCTCGAGTTTCTGGAGAAGGAGGACCATCATCTCACCGCACTAGGGCATCAAAGAGATCAAGTGCTGGTCCAAAAACCTTGCAGGGCAAGCAACCTCTTCAACCCTGCTCAATCTCTGATCAGGTAACAAAGGTGAAGCAGAGTGTTGTGGATGCTTTAACCGATGTAAGACAGTTTCGGTCAGAGCTCGAGATAAAGGAACGTAATCTAGAAGCTGCGCTGCTGGAAATTGATGTGTTAG GGGAAAAGATAATGGGAATCAGCAAACTCTTCAACATCAATCAAGTCTAA
- the LOC108832113 gene encoding B3 domain-containing protein REM8-like isoform X1 encodes MVKASLFPPPTPHFFQPFLLGSKSHLNIPVKFFSEHIEGKHEGKTVTLRSDALEETWKVKMEGQRLTHGWKEFVEAHVLGVGDFVVFRHERDMLFHVTALGSDCCEIQYTPSGSRRQEDEEESVEIERSAKEVEKNLTKFVKLTPTSSSFETGRQHLPASFTRVNGLIKPGKIILVDKKGAEWVMELKVEKTNGSIMYMYIMSRNGWSIFCRVNEVRAGESLTLELIRGGASPMLKFCSKMEQPPFEAEASAHKRAKWSQEIKEKTAEGEPSHRTRASKETNANQENLQDKQPCSVSDLLMTKVKHSVVSTLTSIRRFREELKTKEQELEDTLQEIKNLVPCWRTERRRQRE; translated from the exons ATGGTGAAGGCGTCACTCTTCCCTCCGCCAACCCCACACTTCTTCCAGCCGTTTCTTCTCGGTTCCAAGAGCCACCTG AATATTCCTGTGAAGTTCTTCTCCGAACACATTGAAGGAAAACACGAGGGCAAGACAGTAACGTTGAGATCTGAtgcattggaggaaacatggaaAGTGAAGATGGAAGGCCAAAGACTCACTCATGGTTGGAAGGAGTTCGTTGAGGCACATGTTCTTGGAGTTGGTGACTTTGTCGTCTTCAGACACGAACGAGACATGTTGTTCCATGTCACTGCTTTAGGATCCGATTGCTGTGAGATCCAATACACACCGTCTGGTAGTCGCCGccaagaagacgaagaagagagTGTTGAAATAG AAAGATCTGCTAAGGAAGTTGAGAAGAATCTCACAAAGTTTGTCAAGTTAACTCCTACATCAAGCAGCTTTGAGACCGGTAGACAG CATTTACCAGCAAGTTTCACGAGAGTGAACGGACTCATCAAGCCGGGAAAGATCATTCTTGTGGATAAAAAGGGAGCTGAGTGGGTGATGGAGCTTAAGGTTGAAAAAACAAATGGATCTATTATGTACATGTACATTATGAGTCGCAATGGCTGGAGTATATTCTGTCGCGTGAATGAAGTAAGAGCAGGGGAGTCTCTAACTTTGGAGTTGATCAGAGGAGGCGCAAGTCCTATGCTCAAGTTCTGTTCCAAG ATGGAGCAACCACCGTTTGAAGCAGAGGCTAGTGCTCACAAGCGAGCTAAATGGAGTCAggaaataaaagagaaaacagCTGAAGGAGAACCCTCTCATCGCACTAGGGCATCTAAGGAAACCAATGCCAATCAAGAAAACTTACAGGACAAGCAACCTTGCTCTGTCTCAGATCTATTGATGACTAAGGTGAAACATAGCGTTGTAAGTACTTTAACTAGTATCAGACGGTTTCGTGAAGAGCTCAAGACAAAGGAACAAGAACTGGAAGATACATTGCAGGAAATCAAAAACTTAG TTCCATGTTGGCGCACAGAGAGGAGAAGACAAAGGGAATAA
- the LOC108832113 gene encoding B3 domain-containing protein REM8-like isoform X2 — translation MVKASLFPPPTPHFFQPFLLGSKSHLNIPVKFFSEHIEGKHEGKTVTLRSDALEETWKVKMEGQRLTHGWKEFVEAHVLGVGDFVVFRHERDMLFHVTALGSDCCEIQYTPSGSRRQEDEEESVEIERSAKEVEKNLTKFVKLTPTSSSFETGRQHLPASFTRVNGLIKPGKIILVDKKGAEWVMELKVEKTNGSIMYMYIMSRNGWSIFCRVNEVRAGESLTLELIRGGASPMLKFCSKMEQPPFEAEASAHKRAKWSQEIKEKTAEGEPSHRTRASKETNANQENLQDKQPCSVSDLLMTKVKHSVVSTLTSIRRFREELKTKEQELEDTLQEIKNLERRRQRE, via the exons ATGGTGAAGGCGTCACTCTTCCCTCCGCCAACCCCACACTTCTTCCAGCCGTTTCTTCTCGGTTCCAAGAGCCACCTG AATATTCCTGTGAAGTTCTTCTCCGAACACATTGAAGGAAAACACGAGGGCAAGACAGTAACGTTGAGATCTGAtgcattggaggaaacatggaaAGTGAAGATGGAAGGCCAAAGACTCACTCATGGTTGGAAGGAGTTCGTTGAGGCACATGTTCTTGGAGTTGGTGACTTTGTCGTCTTCAGACACGAACGAGACATGTTGTTCCATGTCACTGCTTTAGGATCCGATTGCTGTGAGATCCAATACACACCGTCTGGTAGTCGCCGccaagaagacgaagaagagagTGTTGAAATAG AAAGATCTGCTAAGGAAGTTGAGAAGAATCTCACAAAGTTTGTCAAGTTAACTCCTACATCAAGCAGCTTTGAGACCGGTAGACAG CATTTACCAGCAAGTTTCACGAGAGTGAACGGACTCATCAAGCCGGGAAAGATCATTCTTGTGGATAAAAAGGGAGCTGAGTGGGTGATGGAGCTTAAGGTTGAAAAAACAAATGGATCTATTATGTACATGTACATTATGAGTCGCAATGGCTGGAGTATATTCTGTCGCGTGAATGAAGTAAGAGCAGGGGAGTCTCTAACTTTGGAGTTGATCAGAGGAGGCGCAAGTCCTATGCTCAAGTTCTGTTCCAAG ATGGAGCAACCACCGTTTGAAGCAGAGGCTAGTGCTCACAAGCGAGCTAAATGGAGTCAggaaataaaagagaaaacagCTGAAGGAGAACCCTCTCATCGCACTAGGGCATCTAAGGAAACCAATGCCAATCAAGAAAACTTACAGGACAAGCAACCTTGCTCTGTCTCAGATCTATTGATGACTAAGGTGAAACATAGCGTTGTAAGTACTTTAACTAGTATCAGACGGTTTCGTGAAGAGCTCAAGACAAAGGAACAAGAACTGGAAGATACATTGCAGGAAATCAAAAACTTAG AGAGGAGAAGACAAAGGGAATAA
- the LOC108832110 gene encoding glutamate receptor 2.1-like, with protein MKREHDLVLKLLFLDILLLMQVGEGQNTPTEVKVGIVDDVGTSYSNRTLFCINMSLSDFYSSHPQTRTRLVTTIVDSQNDVVTAAAAAALDLITNQEVIAIIGPSTSMQAQFMIEIGQKSQVPIVSYSATSPFLSSIRSQYFFRATYDDSSEVHAIKAIIKLFGWREVVPVYVDNTFGEGIMPHLTDALQEINVRIPYRIVISPNATGDEISVELLRMMTRPTRVFVVHTEDLLASRLFAKAKEIGLMKQGYVWILTNAITDGLGLMRETELDTMQGVLGVKTYVPRSEELEAFKSKWKENSFPLSSLSVYGLWAYDATTALAMAIEEAGTSDLTFVKKTDHDAVRNNMSGLQGLGVSQYGPKLLQTLSGVRFKGLAGDFRFINRELQPSVFEIVNVDGRGGRTIGYWMKEHGLLKNVDHQRQATTFTTWKDRLRPIIWPGDTTFVPKGWEIPTNGKRLKIGVPTNNHFPQLVKGTKDPITNSTVFSGFCIDYFEAVIQAMPYDVSYDFIPVQDMDYETLVYQVYLGIFDVVVGDTTISANRSKYVEFSLPYTPSGVGLVVPVKDNVKRSSTIFLMPLTWGLCLLTLSSFFIIAIVVWVLEHRVNPEFDGPGKYQISTVLWFSFSIMVFAPRERVLSFWARLVVIIWYFLVLLLTQSYTASLASLLTSQQLHPTVTNINSLLAKGERVGNQRSSFILKRLRESGFSDANLVTYGSPEHCEELLDTEPAKGGVSAVFMELPYVRLFLGQHCNKYKMVQTPFKVDGLGFVFPIGSPLVADVSRAILKVEESNKADQLESAWFKKIDESCPDPLTSPDPNPSESFRKLGIDSFWVLFLTAAIVCATALGKCVFQFLKENPDQRNLKGLWEKFLQPDRKSYINQVTKKCQCSMNYHEEANNGSQS; from the exons atgaagagAGAACACGACCTCGTTCTCAAACTACTCTTCCTTGACATCCTCTTATTGATGCAAGTGGGAGAGGGACAAAATACACCAACAGAAGTTAAAGTGGGAATCGTGGACGATGTAGGAACGTCATATTCCAACAGGACCTTGTTCTGTATCAACATGTCTCTTTCTGATTTCTACTCGTCCCATCCACAAACACGGACAAGGCTTGTAACCACCATTGTTGACTCCCAAAACGATGTTGTTactgcagcagcagcagcag CTCTTGATCTGATAACAAACCAGGAAGTCATAGCCATCATAGGACCATCGACTTCCATGCAGGCGCAGTTCATGATTGAGATAGGACAAAAATCACAGGTACCGATTGTATCATACTCCGCAACAAGTCCCTTCCTATCTTCCATCCGTAGTCAATACTTCTTCCGAGCTACCTACGACGATTCATCTGAAGTGCACGCCATAAAAGCCATCATCAAACTCTTTGGATGGAGAGAGGTTGTACCTGTTTACGTTGACAACACCTTCGGGGAAGGTATAATGCCCCATCTCACCGATGCGTTACAAGAGATCAACGTCCGTATACCTTACAGGATCGTGATCTCTCCCAACGCCACGGGCGATGAGATCTCCGTTGAACTTCTCCGGATGATGACACGACCCACTAGAGTGTTTGTTGTCCACACCGAAGATCTACTCGCCTCGAGACTTTTCGCCAAAGCCAAGGAGATTGGTCTGATGAAGCAAGGATATGTCTGGATCCTCACCAACGCCATCACCGATGGTCTCGGCCTCATGAGGGAGACGGAACTTGATACGATGCAAGGGGTGTTGGGTGTAAAGACGTACGTACCGAGATCTGAAGAGCTTGAAGCATTTAAATCTAAATGGAAGGAGAATAGCTTCCCACTTTCTTCCCTCAGCGTGTATGGACTGTGGGCTTATGATGCCACCACTGCACTCGCAATGGCCATCGAAGAAGCTGGTACATCAGATTTGACTTTTGTCAAGAAGACAGATCATGATGCCGTGAGGAACAACATGTCTGGCCTTCAAGGTCTAGGTGTATCTCAATACGGTCCGAAACTTCTCCAGACACTCTCTGGAGTTCGGTTCAAAGGGCTCGCTGGTGACTTCCGGTTTATCAACCGAGAACTTCAGCCGTCGGTGTTTGAGATTGTTAACGTGGATGGGCGTGGAGGAAGGACCATAGGATACTGGATGAAAGAACATGGTCTGTTGAAGAACGTAGACCACCAAAGACAAGCTACCACTTTCACTACGTGGAAAGATCGACTCAGACCAATCATATGGCCTGGAGACACCACGTTTGTACCCAAAGGGTGGGAGATACCAACAAATGGGAAAAGGCTGAAGATCGGAGTCCCAACTAATAACCATTTCCCGCAGTTAGTGAAGGGTACAAAGGATCCCATCACCAATTCAACAGTATTCAGTGGATTCTGTATCGACTACTTTGAGGCTGTTATTCAAGCGATGCCCTATGATGTTTCCTATGACTTCATTCCTGTACAAGATATGGATTACGAGACTTTGGTCTACCAAGTGTACCTCGGG ATATTCGATGTTGTGGTAGGAGACACAACAATATCAGCAAACAGGTCAAAGTACGTAGAGTTTTCATTGCCGTACACACCATCAGGTGTGGGTTTGGTGGTTCCGGTTAAAGACAATGTCAAAAGAAGCAGTACCATATTCTTGATGCCTTTGACATGGGGACTATGCCTCCTCACTCTTTCGTCCTTTTTCATAATCGCCATCGTCGTATGGGTTCTTGAACACAGGGTAAATCCAGAGTTTGATGGGCCTGGAAAATACCAAATCAGCACTGTGCTCTGGTTTTCTTTCTCCATTATGGTCTTTGCGCCGA GAGAAAGAGTGCTTAGCTTCTGGGCGAGGCTCGTGGTTATAATTTGGTACTTCTTAGTACTTTTGCTGACGCAGAGTTACACGGCTAGTTTGGCATCGCTTCTCACATCGCAGCAGCTTCATCCAACTGTGACCAACATAAACAGCTTGCTGGCAAAGGGAGAACGTGTGGGGAATCAACGTAGCTCCTTTATTCTGAAAAGACTCAGAGAATCAGGTTTCTCAGATGCTAATCTCGTGACCTACGGCTCTCCAGAACACTGCGAGGAGCTGCTGGACACAGAACCAGCAAAGGGAGGTGTTTCCGCAGTTTTCATGGAACTGCCGTATGTTAGACTCTTTCTCGGACAGCATTGTAACAAGTATAAAATGGTTCAAACACCATTCAAGGTCGATGGATTAGGCTTC GTCTTTCCCATTGGATCCCCTCTAGTAGCTGATGTCTCAAGGGCCATTCTAAAAGTGGAAGAGTCGAACAAGGCAGACCAGCTGGAGAGCGCATGGTTCAAGAAAATAGATGAAAGTTGTCCGGATCCACTCACCAGCCCCGACCCGAATCCATCTGAGTCCTTCAGGAAACTTGGCATCGATAGTTTTTGGGTATTGTTTCTCACTGCAGCCATAGTGTGTGCAACTGCACTGGGGAAATGCGTGTTTCAGTTCTTGAAGGAGAACCCGGACCAACGGAACCTGAAAGGATTGTGGGAGAAGTTCCTTCAGCCAGACAGAAAGTCATATATAAATCAAGTGACGAAGAAATGTCAATGCTCCATGAATTACCATGAAGAAGCAAACAATGGCAGCCAAAGTTAG